CGCGCCGTGGTCTTTCTTCTTCTACGTAATCTTCATTCCATTCTTCTTCTCGCGCTATGGGTTCTGGGGCGCGAACTTTTGGCTTGGGTGGCTGTAATGGGACACCGCTAGGTAGCTGATTTGCTGGTGAAACTGTGCGCGGCGCAGAATAACCATATTCTTCTTCTGCATCGCGTTCCCAAGGTGGTTTGCCGATACCTAAACGCTCCAGCACACCTACTGTTAATTGAGTTGTGCGTTCTTCGGCTCCTTCAAATACAATTAATCTACTGGGGCCAGTGCTAACAATTTCCTCTATTGAAATCTCGTAAGTACTAAGAAATTGGTCGGGAATTTGCGGCACTCCCAAAGAAGCAATAATTATAGAGTGCAGCTTACCTGATATACCATCAAACTTAAAGCCTCGGACTCTGCCTAAGACTTCACCTGTTTCTGTAATTACTTCCCAGTTAATCAGATTACTGAAAGCTTCAATTTCAATATCTTCTATGACATCTTCGTTATCAACCAAAATTGCATCACCAATTTGGTTGATACTGCTGAGGTACATATAGCGTGGGAGTCCAGAGATAGAGATCAGGCTGTCTCGTAAACCAAGAGCCACAACCTCCCTTTGATCAATATCAACCCAGATTTGATTCACAATCCCTAGCCGCTTGGCGTTGTCGCGGGTAATCACCTGAGTATTTAATAAGTCGGAACGCCTAATTATCTGTTCAGAGGTCATTCTATACCGAGTCCTGATCTCGAATCCGGTTTATCTATACACTATTATTAACAAAGATTCAAGCAGATGTATTCGAGGATGATAACTTAATTCCCAAAACTTGGGTATAAGCGCCTCGTGCTTGAGTAACGCCAATGGTGCGTTCGGCTGATTCTATCATCGGACGACGCAAACTCACAACTATAAACTGTGCTAGTTGTGCCTGTTGTTTGATCATTTTAGCTAATCGTTCTACGTTTGCCCCATCCAAAAACATATCTACTTCGTCAAAGGTATACAAATATGACGGACTGTAGCATTTCAGAGCGAAAATAAAGCTGATAGAAGCAAGACCTTGTAAAGGTTTTCTTTTGTGATTTACTACTAGTTTTCAACTACTTTTA
This window of the Nostoc sp. HK-01 genome carries:
- a CDS encoding condensin subunit Smc, encoding MFLDGANVERLAKMIKQQAQLAQFIVVSLRRPMIESAERTIGVTQARGAYTQVLGIKLSSSNTSA